In Zingiber officinale cultivar Zhangliang chromosome 3B, Zo_v1.1, whole genome shotgun sequence, a single window of DNA contains:
- the LOC122055190 gene encoding proline-rich receptor-like protein kinase PERK8, translating into MVMASPPGAGAPPALLPFVMLFFLHLTVTSSPLPPDAQPHSSHISLAPSLSLSVLLSSQPPPPESPAPTPKSSPPLPSSSPPPSSPGSPVMPPTPPSAFSPEPAAADDLISGQDTTNGARGGRGRMSGGMKAGIAIGVLAAAAAAATLVVVCLKRRRNERRSAYTSTGLYEIF; encoded by the coding sequence ATGGTCATGGCGTCGCCGCCCGGAGCAGGAGCACCCCCTGCATTGCTTCCTTtcgtgatgctcttcttccttcaCCTCACGGtcacctcctctcctctgccgccggACGCGCAACCACATTCCAGCCACATCTCCCTCGCGCCCTCCCTCTCACTCTCAGTGCTGCTTTCTTCTCAGCCTCCGCCGCCAGAGTCCCCTGCTCCAACGCCAAAGTCTTCGCCTCCTCTCCCCTCCTCATCTCCGCCTCCGTCGTCCCCAGGCAGCCCCGTCATGCCTCCGACTCCGCCGTCGGCATTCTCCCCTGAGCCCGCGGCGGCCGACGACCTCATAAGCGGCCAAGACACGACGAATGGAGCAAGAGGAGGAAGAGGCCGAATGAGCGGGGGCATGAAGGCGGGCATCGCGATCGGGGTACTAGCGGCGGCGGCAGCTGCCGCAACGCTCGTCGTGGTGTGCTTGAAGCGGCGACGCAACGAACGGCGGTCGGCGTACACCTCCACCGGTCTCTACGAGATCTTCTGA
- the LOC121967578 gene encoding glutamyl-tRNA reductase 2-like isoform X1 yields the protein MAASSGVPTTLAGTGPFLRSSSSTRAFSFPRSSGAFYRVGTRGPWRKLALRMSPRSDAGVDLEEKQSAGASASALEQFKISADRYMNERSSIGVIGLSVHTAPVEMREKLAVPEAQWTRAIGELCSLNHIEEAAVLSTCNRIEIYVVALSWNRGIREVIDWMAKTSGIPVTELREHLFMLRDTDATKHLFEVAAGLDSLVLGEGQILAQVKQVVRVGQGSGVLGKNIDRMFKDAITTGKRVRNETNISSGAVSVSSAAVELALMKLPKSHSTSARMLVIGAGKMGKLVIKHLAAKGSKSIVVVNRSEERVNAIREEIKDAEIIYKPFSEMFDAAAEADVVFTSTASATPLFLKEHAEALPPVDKVVGGVRLFVDIAVPRNIGSCVADLEHVRVYNVDDLTEVVEANKEDRLRKAMEAQSIISQELKRFEAWRDSLETVPTIKKLRSHADRIRASELERCLQKIGNDALTKNMKRAIEDLSTGIVNKLLHGPLQHLRCDGNDGRTLDETLENMHALNRMFSLDTEKAIIEQKIKNKVEKTQS from the exons ATGGCGGCTTCCAGTGGCGTTCCGACAACCCTTGCAGGGACGGGGCCTTTCCTTCGAAGCAGCTCTTCCACCAGGGCATTCTCCTTTCCGAGGAGTTCCGGTGCCTTTTATCGCGTCGGCACGAGAGGACCTTGGCGGAAGCTGGCTCTCCGGATGAGCCCGCGTTCCGACGCCGGGGTGGATCTCGAGGAGAAGCAATCCGCGGGAGCTAGCGCCTCGGCGCTCGAGCAGTTCAAGATCTCCGCCGATC GTTACATGAATGAAAGGAGCAGCATAGGTGTTATAGGTCTTAGTGTTCATACAGCACCTGTTGAGATGCGTGAAAAACTTGCTGTTCCAGAGGCACAATGGACTCGTGCTATTGGAGAATTGTGCAGTTTGAATCATATAGAAGAAGCTGCAGTCCTCAGTACCTGCAACCGAATAGAAATATATGTGGTTGCCTTATCTTGGAACCGAGGAATCAGAGAAGTTATCGATTGGATGGCAAAG ACAAGTGGGATTCCAGTAACAGAGCTTCGAGAGCATCTTTTTATGCTCCGTGATACTGATGCCACCAAGCACCTGTTTGAAGTTGCTGCAGGGCTTGACTCTCTTGTATTGGGAGAAGGTCAGATTCTTGCTCAAGTTAAACAAGTTGTAAGAGTTGGGCAAGGCAGTGGAGTATTGGGAAAGAATATTGACAGGATGTTCAAAGATGCAATCACAACTGGAAAACGAGTTCGCAATGAAACCAACATTTCATCTGGTGCAGTTTCTGTGAGTTCAGCTGCGGTGGAGTTGGCTCTTATGAAGCTTCCAAAGTCACATTCAACATCTGCAAGAATGCTGGTGATTGGGGCTGGTAAGATGGGGAAACTTGTCATCAAACATTTAGCTGCAAAAGGGTCCAAAAGTATCGTGGTTGTGAACAGATCAGAGGAGAGAGTTAATGCTATTCGTGAGGAAataaaagatgctgaaatcatCTACAAACCTTTCTCTGAAATGTTCGATGCAGCTGCAGAAGCAGACGTTGTTTTCACGAGCACTGCTTCTGCAACACCGCTTTTCTTGAAAGAACACGCCGAAGCTCTTCCACCCGTGGACAAGGTAGTCGGTGGAGTTAGACTTTTTGTGGACATTGCTGTTCCTAGAAATATAGGATCTTGTGTCGCAGATCTTGAGCATGTTCGAGTCTATAATGTGGATGACCTCACGGAGGTGGTGGAAGCCAACAAAGAAGATCGATTGAGGAAGGCAATGGAAGCTCAGTCAATAATCTCTCAAGAATTGAAACGGTTTGAGGCGTGGAGAGACTCTTTGGAGACTGTGCCAACCATCAAGAAGCTAAGGTCACATGCAGATAGAATTCGTGCTTCAGAGCTTGAGAGATGTTTACAGAAGATTGGTAATGATGCTTTGACAAAGAATATGAAAAGAGCCATTGAGGATCTTAGCACCGGTATTGTGAATAAGCTGCTTCATGGTCCGCTACAGCACTTGCGATGCGATGGCAATGACGGCAGAACTCTTGACGAGACCCTAGAAAATATGCATGCACTTAACAGAATGTTCAGTCTAGATACTGAAAAAGCAATCATAGAGCAGAAGATCAAGAACAAAGTGGAGAAAACCCAAAGTTAA
- the LOC121967578 gene encoding glutamyl-tRNA reductase 2-like isoform X2 → MSPRSDAGVDLEEKQSAGASASALEQFKISADRYMNERSSIGVIGLSVHTAPVEMREKLAVPEAQWTRAIGELCSLNHIEEAAVLSTCNRIEIYVVALSWNRGIREVIDWMAKTSGIPVTELREHLFMLRDTDATKHLFEVAAGLDSLVLGEGQILAQVKQVVRVGQGSGVLGKNIDRMFKDAITTGKRVRNETNISSGAVSVSSAAVELALMKLPKSHSTSARMLVIGAGKMGKLVIKHLAAKGSKSIVVVNRSEERVNAIREEIKDAEIIYKPFSEMFDAAAEADVVFTSTASATPLFLKEHAEALPPVDKVVGGVRLFVDIAVPRNIGSCVADLEHVRVYNVDDLTEVVEANKEDRLRKAMEAQSIISQELKRFEAWRDSLETVPTIKKLRSHADRIRASELERCLQKIGNDALTKNMKRAIEDLSTGIVNKLLHGPLQHLRCDGNDGRTLDETLENMHALNRMFSLDTEKAIIEQKIKNKVEKTQS, encoded by the exons ATGAGCCCGCGTTCCGACGCCGGGGTGGATCTCGAGGAGAAGCAATCCGCGGGAGCTAGCGCCTCGGCGCTCGAGCAGTTCAAGATCTCCGCCGATC GTTACATGAATGAAAGGAGCAGCATAGGTGTTATAGGTCTTAGTGTTCATACAGCACCTGTTGAGATGCGTGAAAAACTTGCTGTTCCAGAGGCACAATGGACTCGTGCTATTGGAGAATTGTGCAGTTTGAATCATATAGAAGAAGCTGCAGTCCTCAGTACCTGCAACCGAATAGAAATATATGTGGTTGCCTTATCTTGGAACCGAGGAATCAGAGAAGTTATCGATTGGATGGCAAAG ACAAGTGGGATTCCAGTAACAGAGCTTCGAGAGCATCTTTTTATGCTCCGTGATACTGATGCCACCAAGCACCTGTTTGAAGTTGCTGCAGGGCTTGACTCTCTTGTATTGGGAGAAGGTCAGATTCTTGCTCAAGTTAAACAAGTTGTAAGAGTTGGGCAAGGCAGTGGAGTATTGGGAAAGAATATTGACAGGATGTTCAAAGATGCAATCACAACTGGAAAACGAGTTCGCAATGAAACCAACATTTCATCTGGTGCAGTTTCTGTGAGTTCAGCTGCGGTGGAGTTGGCTCTTATGAAGCTTCCAAAGTCACATTCAACATCTGCAAGAATGCTGGTGATTGGGGCTGGTAAGATGGGGAAACTTGTCATCAAACATTTAGCTGCAAAAGGGTCCAAAAGTATCGTGGTTGTGAACAGATCAGAGGAGAGAGTTAATGCTATTCGTGAGGAAataaaagatgctgaaatcatCTACAAACCTTTCTCTGAAATGTTCGATGCAGCTGCAGAAGCAGACGTTGTTTTCACGAGCACTGCTTCTGCAACACCGCTTTTCTTGAAAGAACACGCCGAAGCTCTTCCACCCGTGGACAAGGTAGTCGGTGGAGTTAGACTTTTTGTGGACATTGCTGTTCCTAGAAATATAGGATCTTGTGTCGCAGATCTTGAGCATGTTCGAGTCTATAATGTGGATGACCTCACGGAGGTGGTGGAAGCCAACAAAGAAGATCGATTGAGGAAGGCAATGGAAGCTCAGTCAATAATCTCTCAAGAATTGAAACGGTTTGAGGCGTGGAGAGACTCTTTGGAGACTGTGCCAACCATCAAGAAGCTAAGGTCACATGCAGATAGAATTCGTGCTTCAGAGCTTGAGAGATGTTTACAGAAGATTGGTAATGATGCTTTGACAAAGAATATGAAAAGAGCCATTGAGGATCTTAGCACCGGTATTGTGAATAAGCTGCTTCATGGTCCGCTACAGCACTTGCGATGCGATGGCAATGACGGCAGAACTCTTGACGAGACCCTAGAAAATATGCATGCACTTAACAGAATGTTCAGTCTAGATACTGAAAAAGCAATCATAGAGCAGAAGATCAAGAACAAAGTGGAGAAAACCCAAAGTTAA